atctgtttgcttccgtgcgaaattattttgagttgctcccattcaccccccctctggtcgcattttccggtcctacaattggtatcagagccggttaAGGTTTTCTCATACCTAATCTGTTGTGAAATCCACTTGTGGCGATCATGACTTCGTCTTCACATCCACCTGCTTTTGATGGAACCGATTACCCGTACTGGAAGGCTCGCATGAGTGCCTTTCTCAAGGGGAAAGGGATTGCGATTTGGAATATTACAATTGATACGACTTATGTGATTCCAGCTGATCCCTCAAATGCAGCTCACGctacaaaatatgaaaacaataaCAAAGCTGTAGATTTTCTCTTTGCTGCTTTGAGCAAATCTGAATTTGATCGTGTTTCTGACAAACAAGTTGCTCATGAGATTTGGTCTACTCTACAAAATTTTCATGAGGGCACCAACGCAGTGAAGATCCGGTTATTTGAAACTTACAGGCGCGAATATGATAATTTTATGCAATCGCCTGGTGAGTCTATCGAAAATCTTTTCGCTCGATTTTTGAGTCTTGTCAACAAAATGAAAGCCAACATAACGGTTATGCCGTATGATGATCATGCAAGGGCTCTCAAATTGTTGCATGCACTCGACTTGGATGTTTGGGGTACAAAAGTGGAAGCGATTGTTGAGTCTACTAATTATGAGACTCTTACAACTGATGAGCTTTTCAGTAAGCTTAAATCCAAAGAGATCGACATCCAATTTCGAAAAAAGCTTAACAATCCCACAGCTGGTTCTTCTTCAAATATTCCAATGGCTTTGGTTTCTGGGAGTACTAACACTAATGCTAATCTTTCATCTACTCCTAGTTTTGCTTTGTCCTCCTTGTGTCATATTGCAGATGATGAGTTGGAGGTATTTGATGATGATCAGCTTGTTTTGCTCACCAACAAGTTCAAGCGGGTATATGAAAACAGGCGAAATAGAAGGCGTTCAGAAGGATGCTTCAACTGTGGTGAGCGTGGACACTTCATTGCTGATtgtccaagcaaggtgaaggcacCGGAGCATGGCAACAGCTACAGGCGCCAGGAACAATCAAGGGACAGGAAGAACAAGAGTGATAGGCGTGGGAGAAAGAAGGGACAACAGAAGTTTActgacaagcaaatcaagaagacTGCACATGTTCTCTTTTCTTCGCTGGGTAGCTTTGATTCAGATGCCTCCTACAACTCTAGTGATTCAGAGTCCGAAGATGAGAAGCCCAAAAAGACCAATGATGGAGGACTCTGTTTTCTTGCTGACATCAAGGGAGGCATGTGCACTATGGCTTTAAATGAGGGTGATGCATATGACTGCAGCAACGACTCTTCTGATAATGAGGTACAAAATTCTGCTGAAGAAGAAATTGAAGAGTTGACTAAACTTGttgataaacaaaataaaattctaGCAAGACTTAAGGCTGATCATGATAGAATATCTGCTGAATTAAAAACACTAAAAgatgctacacctgctgctgtaGAATGTGAGGAATGTTCTATTCATATGGTTTCTATTTCTGAATTGCAATCTAAGCATGCTGTtttagttgataaatttgattgtGCTAAGATTGAATTGGAAGAACTTCGCTCTCGTTCTGTTTTACTTGGTGCTTGTGCTACTTGTCCAATTTTGCAAACTGAGTTGAATGTTGTTAAATGCCATATTGTTCAGTTGGAGAAACACACTTGTCCTGTTTTACCTGAGTGTTTGACTTGTCCTACTTTTGTTGCTGAAATTTCCATCTTAAAGAAGGACAATGCTGCTTTAGAAGAAGAAAACACTCATTTGAGAACAATCCTTGGTTGGTGTTCTGTGCGTGAGCCCCAGATTGGTATGACTATTGCACAAATTAAAAGGGGTGAACATTTTGGTGTTGGTTATGATTTGAAGCGTACTTTTGGTAAAAAGAATGCAGATGGTGAGAACAATGGGCCTACTCCCAGTGAGAAGAGTCCACCGGTCTCACCTGAAGGTTTTGTGGTAGAACCTCCCAAGTCTGTTCCTAAAAAGCAGGTTTGGAGGGTTAAACCCAAACACTTTAAAAGCCTGAATAACACATGGCCACCAACTTGTGAACATTTGGATAACCTTAAGCTTGATTTTTCTGGTTCCACTTCTAAGGCTAAGGTTGTCGTTGCTCCTACTCAAAATATTTACCATTGCGATTTTTGTGATCGTGATGGTCATTTGGCGGAGTTTTGCTTCCGTAGGAAGCGTGCTGAACGACGTGATCGGTACCCTGCACATGGTGCCTATGATCGTAGTGACTCTAGACGAGCGCCAGTTGTTCGCTTTTCTGGTTTTCGCTCACGTAATAGTGCCCCTGCGTCATATAGGAATGACATGCCACGTTTTCCCCCTCGTGGGCATCGTCGTTCTTTCGAGAGATTTGATTTTGCTAATGCTTCTTTTGAGCAAATGGCCCAGCACTGGTTTTCATTGCATTatcctaaccccagtgttgagtcATTAGCTCACTCTCGTGTTCGCTATTGATTGCAGGATGGAGGCGAGGAGAACATATGGATAATGGACTCTGGTTGTTCGCGTCACATGACCGGAGATGatagatggttctccagcctcacccccgcGAGCGGTAAAGAATACATTACATTCGGGGACAATAGTAAAGGAAAAGTGATGGCACATGGCTGTATCAAGGTAACCAATAAATTCATGCTAAAGGACGTCGCGAAGGTACGGAACTTACATTATAACTTGCTTTCTGTctcacaacttcttgatgatggtTTTGAAGTGCGTTTTAAGAAAGGCAATTCGCGAGTTCTAGATTCTATCGGTAACCTTGTTTGTcaaatctccccctttggacgaatttTCATGGTTGATTTCTCTAAATCTTTTGGACAAGCTCGTTGTTTGGTTGCTCATGGTTCTCTCCCCATTTGGAAGTGGCATCGTCGTTTGggtcacttgagctttgatttaCTATGCCGTTTGAGTTCGATGGGTTTGATAGATGGTTTACCGAAACTCAAGTTTGAGAAAGATTTGGTTTGTGCTCCTTGCAAACATGGCAAAATGATTGCGGCTTCTCATGTACCTGTGACTCAGGTGATAACAGAACGACCGGGTGAGTTGTTACATATGGACACTGTAGGTCCAGCCCGTGTTCGTTCtgctggtgggaagtggtatgtgCTCGTCATTGTGGATGATTTTTCTCGTTATTCATGGGTGTTCTTTTTGGaatccaaggatgaggcttttcaaTTTATTCATGATCTTGTTCTAAAGCTGAAAAATGAGTTATCCAATAATGTCGTTAGAgcaattcgcagtgataatggcacagaattcaagaaTGCTCGAATGAAATCTTTTTGTTCAGAACAGGGTCTTGATCATCAGTTTTCCTCACCGTATGTCCCCCCTCAGAATGGTGTTGTTGAAAGGAAAAATCGAACGCTTGTTGAGATGGCTAGGACAATGTTTGATGAACATAAAACCCCTAGACGTTTTTGGGCTGAGGCGATCAATACCGCTTGCTATGTTGCTAATCGTATTTTTCTGAGAGCTTTTCTGGGGAAAACATCTTATGAGTTGAGATATGGTCGTTGTCCAAAAGTTTCTCATTTTCGCGTATTTGGTTGTAAATGCTTTATTCTGAAAAAAGGAAATTTGGACAAATTTGAATCACGTTCTTCTGATGGGTTGTTCTTGGGGTATGCTTTGCAAGGGCGAGCTTACCGGGTTCTTAATCTTGATACTAATCGCATCGAGGAGACATGTGAGGTCACCTTCGACGAGACGATGCCTTGTTTCTCTTCTGCTTTtgagtgtgcaggtgatgatgagATTGGACAAAACATTTTTGAAGATGAGGTTGATGGActtgacgatgatgatgatgcaacaGAGGATCCAGCTGTGCTCGAGGCAACTCCCATTCAGACGCCTAGCAGCACGATAGACGATGGGCCTTCAGAGCTTTTCACATCCACAGCAGATCCTGCAGCTATACCTATTGTTGATCATGAACTAGCTACAATTGAGGGGGAGGCAACTTCTGTTAGAACAGCACCTCGACatattcagcgtcgccatccacctcaacaaatgaTAGGTAACTTGAATGAGCGCACGACAAGGTATAAATCTAGAAATCAATGTGTCCTTGCGCATTctgcatttgttgcctcttttgaaccCCGTGATGTTGGACATGCGctgtctgattctaattgggtcaatgccatgcatgaggagttagaaaattttgaacgaaatcaggtttgggttttggttgatcCACCTTTTTCTTGCAAACCAATTGGTACTAAATGGGTTTTTAAGAACAAACAAGGGGAAGATGGTCTTGTTGTCAGAAACAAAGCCAGATTGGTGGCTCAGGGTTTCTGTCAAAAGGAGGGTATTGAttatggtgaaacttttgctcctgttgctcgtttAGAAGCTATTCGCATTTTGCTTGCTTTTGCTGCCTCACGTGGTTTTAAGCTTtatcaaatggacgtgaagagtgcctttttgaaTGGGTATATAGAAGAGGAAGTTTATGttaaacaaccccctggttttgaaCATCCTAAATTTCCTAATCATGTTTTCAAGTTACAAAAGGCTTTATATGGGTTGAAGCAAGCACCTCGTGCTTGGTATGCTAGACTGAAAACTTTTCTACTTGAAAATGGGTTCAAAATGGGttctgttgataaaactttattTCTCCTCAGACAAGGCAATGATTCTCtaatagttcagatatacgtggatgatatcatttttggtggTTCGTCTCATTTTCTTGTTGCAAAGTTTGCAGAATCGATGAGTAAggagtttgagatgtctatgatgggtgagttgacctTTTTCCTAGGATTGCAAATTAAACAAACACAGGAAGGGACATTTGTGCATCAGGGAAAATATACAATGGATGTCCTGAAGAAGTTCGACATGGCTGATGCTAAGCCAATTTCAACGCCCATTCCGACTAGCGCAGCTTTGGATGCTGATGAAGATGGAGAATCCGTGGATCAGAAGGAATATAGAAGCATGATTGGGTCACTTTTGTACTTGACTGCGACGAGACCGGATATACACTTTGCTGTGTGTCTGTGCGCTCGTTTTCAGGCATCTCCCAGGACCTCTCACCGTCAGGCGGTGAAGCGCATAATGAGGTACCTTCGTTTCACTCCTGAATTTGGCCTTTGGTACTCTGCTTCTTCGACGCTCAGTTTGTGTGGTTATTCGGATGCTGATTTTGCTGGGTGTCGTTTGGATAGAAAATCTACATCAGGTACTTGCCAGTTTTTGGGTTCTTCTCTTGTTTCTTGGTCCTCTAGAAAACAATCCAATGTTGCTCAATCTACtacagaggccgagtatgttGCTGCTGCTAGTTGTTGTTCTCAGCTTTTATGGATGATAGCAACCCTTCGCGATTTTGGTTTGTCGTTTTCTCATGTTCCTCTCTTGTGTGATAGCACCAGTGCCATCAGTGTTGCTAAGAATCTTGTGCTGCATTCTAAAACGAAACATATTGATGTTCGTTATCattttctaagagatcatgttgAAAAGGGTGATATTGAGCTTAAGCATGTTGATACTAGTCAGCAGTTGGCTGATATTTTAACTAAACCACTCGATCAAGCCACGTTTGCACGTTTGCGTGGTGAGTTTGGTGTGTGTTATCCTTTCTAGTATCAATGTTTTTGTCGCTTCGGTTACATATGCCTTATACTTGTTTCAGCGAATTTGTGATAAATGCCTTTGGAGAGGTTGTGATGCTTTGGGTGAccatattttgttttgaaaacagcACACAGATACTTCATGATTTTATCAGGCTTGTTTACATGTTCTTGTTCTAGTATCTGGTTGAATACTCGACATATATCTTGCTCACGGTTCGGTTTTGGCTCCTTTCAATGGGTCAAAGATCGGTTCGTCACTGTGAATGTAGCTTCTTTTGGGCCTATGAAAGAACAAATGTTCTTTGTGTCGCAAAGACACACATGAACCGGGCACTCTATAGTCCAGGGGCTGTCAAAAGATCCCAGATCAGCAgggacaacaaaagaaaaatgggtTCAGTATTCAGCATATAACATTGGGAACAATATATATGATGCTGAGATTTGGGTTTGTATATACAGACTTGTGCTTTAGGCATGGCAGCCTAAGTTGGTTACTCACAGCTTGCCCCAGTCGCAGGTGTTGTGTGTGCCACGGGTttgtctttcatggcatagaccTGATTCAAgcatttgcagtgaactttgattGGAAGCTTTGTTACCCGTCGTGTGAGCTTGCTATATGTCTTGTCTTCAGCTTGATACTGGCTTTGAATTTGTTTGCATGGTCTGACTAATTGGTTTTCAAAAggttctaatttaaatttctatgGTCATTGCATTGTGTTGCTGCTTTTCTGAACAGCTGGTTTTGCTGGTTCGCTGGTATAAGTATTTGATATATGTCTCTGAAGCTTCTATCTGTGCCGTCCCCTCATGTATCTTTTACTTGATGGAGtgctttgtcaacaagggggagaatgagtGACACAAATTCATTGCTGAGTCTCAGGGGGAGGTTGAGTTTGAGCATTTTGACAGGGGGAGTTTGTCAGCTTTGGAGCTTTTCAGTTACTCTTGTATTTGTCTTGATTGTGTCGAGCCTAGCTTTTGTTGCTAGCCCATGTCTTTGGGGATCAAGTTTGTtagattgttttcttttctttcttcttttactctatttttgtttgaataaatttgtgtggtgtggtgttgtcaatgcactcatcaagggggagattgagatgCCCGTGGGGCTAGgaccttgtgatgagtgattgaacaACACAGTGTGCGTGTGACGTTTCTCTTGGTTGGTGTCGATGCATGTGATAGGTGGAGACTGAACATGCGGCGACGTGTGAAGAATGAAGATATGATGCCACGCCGATGGACTGAGAGCGGTGAAGGGTGGATCAAGACTTGCGTTCGAGGGATTTGAGATCGTGCGGTGTATGTCTACTGTACCTAACGACACAGCGAGAGAACGTTGGTGGACGGTTTCTTGGTTaagccacaaaaccaagatcCCGGACGTTCGTTGCGGCGGACGTGGCTGAAGACGGGGACAATTGTCGATCGCGAGAAGATTCCGGATCGTCGTGCGGCGAGATCACGGGACGCCATGGTGCTAGATGGAAGGATCGCGGACATCGAGATTGTTTGCCGTGGAGGATGATATTGAGTGATACGCGCCGATTACGTTAATTTGATTTACGTAATGGCAAATTTGTAATTTAGGTAGTGCCACCCTATGGGTTATAAATATGTGGCACCTAGGATTGAGGGGTATGCGTTTTTAGGGTTTTGGGGGGCGCtgctacagtagccgccgtGAACAGTTCCGCGCTACAGTCTTGcgcgctacagtagccgccgtGAACAGTAGCCGCCGTGAACAGTAGCCGCCTCCCTGAAGCTCTTCTTGCGTGCACTCCTCTCTCCAGTCTAGCCTAGGGTTTAATTCCTAGTGAGGGATTTTTGTTGATCTCTCTAATCAAGAGAGGGAGGACGATCGGGCGGAGGCTAGATGCAATTTTGTAAGAACAAGTACTTGGTTTAATACTTTATCATTAAGTATTGTTCTTCGTTTCATTGCATCGTGCTTATTTGTTCTTCGTCAGGTTTATCGTCGGTTTCAATCTAGGTTTTCTTGATCCGCATTTTATACTTAATTTCCTTGCATAATATTTTGAGAATAGATTTCTAGTGATCTTGTGAACCTATGTTTCGAGTTTCCTCGCGTTTGGATCTAATTTgctaaagttcttgaaatttgggagtttgatctgtttgcttccgtgcgaaattattttgagttgctcccattcaccccccccctctggtcgcattttccGGTCCTACATTAGCATTTGATCTTTATAAGCTTTAGATTTGGGTCCACCTCCAAGTTTATGGCTTCACGGTAAATTCCAAAAACAGTCGGTAGGCCCTGTTCCCTGTACTTTGTGGTCCCTTAATCTTTAGATCTGCATTGTgcgtactctttttttttttgtcgatTTCATGTTGCCATTTAACGTCGTTGATAGTTTTTCCGCTGTCTTGCTACACTTTTCCTCTTCCGCCATTTGCTCCGTTCGACTTCATGGTCTCCAGCCATTTTCAGATAAGATCTTGGACGGTTTGCATTTCACTATTTTCACTTCATGGTCGCCAGGCTGACACACATTGGCATAATGGCATCGCTTCTGAATTCTCGTGCTTCCTTTAactaaaaagtttttttttttgccttgtgTTGATACTCTTTAGCTTCTTTTTTTTgcactttctttttttttatggtcTTTACCTTTGCAGTTTCCCCTGACATCGCTGCCTTTCGGTAGACGTTATGCTTCCTGTTGGTGTGAACTCCATCTCCTTGCTAAGAGCTGTGTCTAGGCAGTACTGTCTACCGTATACATCTTTGATTACCAAGGTTGGGGATGATGGTACTTTGCTATGTGGAGTAGAATTAGAGCTACCGCAGCTGGAGTTAGTCACACCGCATCGTTACTTCTTTTGGAGCCCTGCAGAGCAATCCTTAATCCTTGCCTATGAACGATCAGCAATGCAAGCTGTTGCTTTCTTGCAGGGTGTTTACAGATTTAGTTTAGCAGATACAGGAGTATCGTGGCCCCTTCACCTACCATTCCAGATTTAAGGTAGGAAACAAAAAAACACAGATGCGTGTCCATTGCTCCTCCATGTTGCAAGTTACACTCAGCTATTTGGAACTACAAAGCTAGATGCATGAAACATTTTGTAAGGGATCCTAGACTAGCAGCATCTTTGATCCACGAAAGGCTGCAATTGCCATCAGAAGGACTAGCAGCATCCTGGTAATTACCTAGGCAAGATTAGCTATTCTGTGCAAATCTTTATGGACTACGTAGCTTCAATGCTGTAACCTATGTGTCTACAATGCTGATATATGAGACCGACCTTTTTAAATGCTGTTTAATTCCATATTGGCACCCTCTTCTAATTCACAACACCATGAGAAAAGGAGTGAAATAACAAGATCAGTATGCACCTAAACCGAAAGCCCAACAGTCGGTACAGTAATAAGCCCATAAACTACGGCCCACGTTTTCCTCTTCAAGGCCCGCCAACGCTAGCTACCCTTGTTGCATAGACGCTCCAGCTCATGGCGAATATGGCGCAACACAAGACAGGCCACGCTATCGCTGCGCACCGTACGTGCTCCTTCCCTcttcttgttttcttttgtgcCAACTCGCCTTCACAAGTTTGGGACCTCGTCGACGGCAGTGACTGGCGGCGGCGATCTCCGGCGAGGAGATGGCAAGCATAGGAGTTTGGAACCTCGTTGTATTTTCTCCTCCTTTGAGGGGCTTCTCTGCAGTTTGGTCGGAGCAGCTGTTTTCATATCCTTATCGTACGTACTTGTATTCGTTTGGATATATGTATGTACAGTTTCCGTATATCAAATAATATAGTAGTTTTATAAGAAAAACTCGCCCAAAAGATTTGGCCGGGGCCTGTTTGGATCGGGGGTTAAAAATTAGCCCTCTTTCTTTTAGCATCTTTAGCTCCAAAGAATCCAAACGAGTAGGGCTATTTGAGGCTAAAGTGAATTAGCTTTAGCTCCAAAGAATCCAAACGAGTAGGGCTATTTGAGGCTAAAGTGAATTAGCTCCTCCAAGAGACGCTTATTGGGGCTAATTCTATATGGACCTCACGGAAAAAATCACTTTTCTTCTCACCCCCATGCATGAAACGTAAAGCCAATGTTTTACTCCTCAGAGAAAGTCTTATTACAGGCTGCAAGCAGGCCAAGAGCATGGTTAATAGCAGAGCCAAGTGCTTAACTATAAGTTAAGTGCTAAGAGCCAAGTTATACAATAGTTGTCTCATATTTGTCTCTTATAAAGTTTTTTATTGTTATGTGGTACCATGTCTTACTTTCTCTTTCTTACTCTTCCTCATATACATTTTTATTTGGACCCACAAATGCTTATGCTTCCGTGCCAAGCTTGGTGCTAGAACAAGAGCCAAGCTCTCTTCTCTcctccacatcagcaaaacTACTGACTAGCTTGGCTTTAAGTCCATTTTTGTACTTACTCTAAATGATGAGATAAACAagaggggagaggagagagaggagaaccGGGCTATAAGTTTGCAGCCGGCTTCAACATAAGAACCAAGAATTCttgtgagagagacaagtgaACCATATATTAATGGTGAAGGGCTAACTACTATACAAATGGGCTGATAGATACGCTGTAATAATCCTTACAGCTAGCGGCTGACTGTATTATTAATCTTACGACAAGTGAAGGCTGGAGGTGGCGATGCCTAAGAGCAAGATTAATATTAAAAATGGTTACTGGATGTAAGGATTCTTGCAATCTACCTCTCAGCCCACTTATATAGTAGTTAGTCATTCACGGTTAATGTAAGCCCATTTCTCACTCACAATATTTATTGATGATTCTTATGTCGAAACTAGCTGCAAGCTTTGTAGCTcacttctcctctttctctctcctctcctctcttctccatCTTAGCATTTAGCTTGTTTGCAAACtgttataatacttgctctaatagTTGCATAGACCTAGCTAGCCATTGGCTCCATTGTCCTTCTAGCTTAGCGAGGCACAAAGCtcacttcatgcatgcatgcaaattgATGCTACTCCTAGAATGTAAGGCATCTTGAATTTTTGTAGACAAATTATGGAGGTAGAGAAAAGACGCATTGtatctgtaacgaacatggcaccatttatgccatttcgagtgattttggtgatcgaatgacaacacaacacttggactaatatgattgttaagattatcattctcaggcttttaggttcaagtgatgacaaagagagagaagataggcgtagcaagacccgaagggccgcccctacgggggttccgctacccggttagcggacgggggtcgagggggagccgcccctcgcgggtctcagggcagcgccctgaaagctcttcggatcaggagcaccagaagatccgacgccatgggcatcggagcatccggtggtattcggaagaaccgacgccatgatgtttggtgcaggatggaatcgaagccaagtcagcctttaggcatcggttgaaccgacggtccaagaaagggcatcggtgcattgccagtcctttgtaccagagacgatgtcaagtgcccagaagaagtttcttcagcaccggttcaaccgacggtgcatcggtgcataccaccggtgtaatgacgtcagcgtcctggagaagattccttcagcaccggttgaaccggtgaagcatcggtgcaaagcatcggttcaaccggtggtcactgcgtcagccgtcaggagtccaacggctacttcggtttatgagtgaccggaagaaccgacgctacccctgccagaggcatcggttcttccggtgatacgcagatttacagctgaccgttggagcaacggctacaagacttggtggcctatatatacgcctcaccccgtccatttgaagtgtgctggagttgctgaacattctactacacttgaagaacatctccaaccaccttagagcttcattatacatcatataggcttaagcacacttgtgagagtgcttagtgcttgtaatagggattagttcttgcgagagctcccttgagagaagccttgctgcggcaagcaacttgtgatccgtcgtgtgaccctccgtcttggtgtggagtggcaacgacactttgtgcgggggaagaggaggccccttccttggtggagaagctccgtagtggatttcggccgggtgaccgagagagacggtggcggtgcacgaggctcggtgtcttgtgggcacttgcctttgcttgccggcatcgccattggtggcgtagtgcaagacggtgatcggaagagcctcggtgtcccgtggacgtaggcgtttatgccgaaccacgttacatgaccgtgtctactcgggagtttgcatccctcttgcacttacctctttacttaccatattatgtttccgcacttactcttTGTTGTGTGCCTTTagtttcctagttagtttgattaggattggctataggttgcaagtttttaggggtaagtagagagttccatagataaaccttagttataactagcatgtataggacgtgttaggtttatcttatgcaagtagtttgagctctaggttaaaaagcgattagcgaccctattcaccccctccccctctagggtcgaacaccccggtgatccttacagtatCTCTCACTAATATATCTTTTTATCTTGCCCACACCAAGGAGATTAGCATACTTTTTTTACTCCCCTAGCCCACCGCAATTGATTTCTTTTCAAAGTTTGCACCAAAACTAAGTATCATCTCGATGTATCCACTTGAAATTAATAAAGTTtcacttttccaaaaaaacACCAAAACTAAGGAGATTAGCATGACTTTTTTGTTTGAAGAGATTTAAGATGCCTTACGTTTGGGTACAAATTTTAAACCTTTTAATGCCTTGCATTTAAGGACGAAGGAAATAGATTGCTAACTCTGAACGGAATTTAATAAAATTGCGCTGGATTAAATTGTTCTTATTGTACTGAATACAAGCTCACACGTCTTACAAGAGGATTTGCGCGGGAGTGATTAGGTATCTTATGATATCTGAAATGAAATTATGCGAGGGCTGTTTCATTTATCAACCTAAATCCATAAAAATAACGTGACACTCGAGAAAATCTTGAAACCAAAACATTTCATTTAGAATGGCTTGCGTTATTATACCGGCTGGGCATGGATTACGTTCCAGGAGGGAGGGAGTGAGTAATTAATTAAAGCATGCGCGGCAGCATGGATTACGTtccaggagggagggagggagtaaTTAATTAAAGCATGTGCGGTAGG
This window of the Panicum virgatum strain AP13 chromosome 1K, P.virgatum_v5, whole genome shotgun sequence genome carries:
- the LOC120653275 gene encoding uncharacterized protein LOC120653275 translates to MPYDDHARALKLLHALDLDVWGTKVEAIVESTNYETLTTDELFSKLKSKEIDIQFRKKLNNPTAGSSSNIPMALVSGSTNTNANLSSTPSFALSSLCHIADDELEVFDDDQLVLLTNKFKRVYENRRNRRRSEGCFNCGERGHFIADCPSKVKAPEHGNSYRRQEQSRDRKNKSDRRGRKKGQQKFTDKQIKKTAHVLFSSLGSFDSDASYNSSDSESEDEKPKKTNDGGLCFLADIKGGMCTMALNEGDAYDCSNDSSDNEVQNSAEEEIEELTKLVDKQNKILARLKADHDRISAELKTLKDATPAAVECEECSIHMVSISELQSKHAVLVDKFDCAKIELEELRSRSVLLGACATCPILQTELNVVKCHIVQLEKHTCPVLPECLTCPTFVAEISILKKDNAALEEENTHLRTILGWCSVREPQIGMTIAQIKRGEHFGVGYDLKRTFGKKNADGENNGPTPSEKSPPVSPEGFVVEPPKSVPKKQDGGEENIWIMDSGCSRHMTGDDRWFSSLTPASGNLDKFESRSSDGLFLGYALQGRAYRVLNLDTNRIEETCEVTFDETMPCFSSAFECAGDDEIGQNIFEDEVDGLDDDDDATEDPAVLELQLRGRQLLLEQHLDIFSVAIHLNK